One Oncorhynchus clarkii lewisi isolate Uvic-CL-2024 chromosome 28, UVic_Ocla_1.0, whole genome shotgun sequence genomic region harbors:
- the LOC139386592 gene encoding LOW QUALITY PROTEIN: putative RNA polymerase II subunit B1 CTD phosphatase rpap2 (The sequence of the model RefSeq protein was modified relative to this genomic sequence to represent the inferred CDS: substituted 1 base at 1 genomic stop codon): MLITSYKALYLQALSKMLLSYTYRRKTVKEREQKRGRTXKGKKYVRESDCIVCSSRDLMLLKSGNWSKKIEVAKAFKGEEISVNLISSEYVGLDIQQKFSAFYSGPKRYGGESFTPEQHDTMHIAQANAQRSQGATQRTQPTGQQTQATAQKRNSTSAEKVPGKRQCNHFCKNKDQCGHDCCQNGVPVVLKRPMNQHSSFSSYLQDLKTRSDTLTETPVKRLKMRMSGRTGATNIQQFSYTPAACRFVGNHYGASTIQQSVESAEDFATPQEMAYLENYDHDGKSVKEAQAAAEEARRREAVRETLREKLDLEKRALQVVERLLEDSVADDFLVDCARLITAANYKDTVEERSIVKLCGYPVCSNKLGKVSTQQFKISTKTNKVYDITERKSFCSNFCYKASKSFELQISKSPLWLRQHESPPDVKLMKKGDGGSTGEEVRLAERRLREDDVENPLPLDSVSPEAPEDPRRSPTAGHSDDSDAEHDFVSSVVSQRRGPRVHWGDLPKRTAEGEGREPGEGKDGERRSGGKDTTVPKQMQTNEAEDKEENTEESQKAQRKPSNGTDGRQQHTTDTNHQSEQQSFLGERGSPEGQSMEEATELLSQVTIQDRDPATATSSALTAYSVQNQAPAPNPSPQGDPAQPTQPGINITQVGMSRRGAQGLRGLLKGHEAGTKPVSVRLNLLEGLRRTFTEWMTEETMKFLYGPDHFSKTLIETKKEEEEELDEDDLEDIVKDGGEGRETDSQGGPGRPLAPAPDYDTLRRETEEMGLRVREFYEGTKEVQRVSGKQHARGGDSENQGGALPLVDSHAQHLIQKRITVEKLTKGLRDIVGPLRLTMTDVSSDLNRLVRTFRFTNTNIIHKGPEWTLIAVVLLHLLSEVSPVVREALERPASVDYLSTLMQELPLLDRDLQSLVQLLRTAELCPHEHTEKRQTNQ, translated from the exons atgcttataacaagtTATAAAGCATTGTACCTGCAGGCTTTAAGTAAAATGTTACTGTCATACACTTATAGAAGGAAAACAGTGAAGgaaagagagcagaagagagggagaacatgAAAGGGAAAGAAATATGTAAGGGAGAGCGACTGTATTGTGTGTTCATCCAGAGACTTGATGCTGTTGAAGTCGGGAAACTGGTCAAAGAAGATCGAAGTGGCGAAAGCCTTCAAAGGAGAGGAGATCAGCGTGAATCTAATCAGCTCAGAATACG TGGGGTTGGACATTCAGCAGAAGTTTAGTGCCTTCTACTCTGGACCAAAGAGGTACGGAGGTGAATCATTCACACCTGAGCAACATGACACGATGCACATAGCACAGGCTAACGCTCAGAGATCACAGGGTGCAACACAGAGAACACAGCCAACAGGTCAGCAAACACAGGCTACGGCACAGAAGAGAAACTCCACATCCGCAGAAAAGG TTCCAGGCAAAAGACAATGTAACCACTTCTGCAAAAACAAGGATCAGTGTGGCCACGACTGCT GTCAAAATGGAGTGCCGGTGGTTCTGAAGAGACCTATGAATCAGCATTCGAGTTTCTCCTCCTACCTCCAAGACCTGAAGACCAGGAGTGATACACTGACGGAGACTCCAGTCAAACGCCTCAAA ATGAGAATGAGTGGTAGGACTGGGGCTACGAACATTCAGCAATTTTCTTATACACCTGCTGCTTGCAG GTTTGTAGGTAATCATTATGGCGCTTCAACAATACAACAGAGTGTGGAATCAGCTGAGGACTTTGCAACGCCCCAAGAGATGGCATATCTTGAGAACTATGACCATG ATGGGAAGAGTGTCAAAGAAGCACAGGCCGCTGCAGAGGAAGCAAGAAG gagagaggcagtgagggagACCCTGAGAGAGAAGCTGGATCTGGAGAAGAGGGCTCTGCAGGTGGTGGAGCGTCTCTTGGAGGACAGCGTAGCAGACGACTTCCTGGTTGACTGT GCAAGGTTGATCACTGCTGCCAATTACAAAGACACAGTTGAGGAGAGGTCCATTGTGAAGCTGTGCGGTTATCCTGTCTGTTCAAACAAACTGGGCAAG gTCTCCACTCAACAGTTCAAAATTTCCACCAAAACCAATAAAGTCTATGACATCACGGAACGCAAG AGCTTCTGCAGTAACTTCTGCTACAAAGCCTCCAAGTCCTTTGAGCTGCAGATATCAAAGAGCCCTCTGTGGCTGAGGCAGCACGAGAG CCCCCCAGATGTGAAATTAATGAAGAAAGGAGATGG CGGTAGCACCGGAGAGGAGGTGAGGCTGGCTGAGAGGCGTCTCAGAGAGGATGATGTGGAGAACCCCCTTCCCTTGGACTCCGTGTCCCCCGAGGCCCCAGAGGACCCCAGGCGCTCCCCTACAGCCGGCCACAGCGACGACAGCGACGCAGAACACGACTTTGTCTCAAGCGTGGTCTCCCAGCGACGGGGACCCAGGGTGCACTGGGGCGATCTGCCCAAGCGCACCGCCGAAGGGGAGGGTAGGGAACCTGGAGAGGGGAAAGACGGGGAGAGAAGGTCGGGAGGGAAGGACACAACGGTGCCCAAGCAAATGCAAACAAATGAGGCGGAAGACAAGGAGGAGAATACAGAAGAATCACAGAAAGCACAAAGGAAGCCAAGCAATGGGACAGATGGACGCCAACAGCACACCACAGATACGAACCACCAGAGTGAGCAGCAATCTttcctgggagagagagggtcgcCAGAGGGCCAGTCTATGGAGGAAGCTACAGAGCTATTGAGCCAAGTTACAATACAGGATCGAGACCCAGCCACAGCTACGTCTTCTGCACTAACAGCCTACAGTGTACAGAATCAAGCACCAGCTCCAAACCCCAGTCCACAGGGGGACCCAGCACAGCCCACCCAGCCTGGCATCAACATCACCCAGGTGGGCATGAGCAGAAGGGGAGCCCAGGGGCTCCGGGGGCTCCTCAAGGGCCACGAAGCCGGGACTAAACCTGTCTCGGTCCGGCTGAACCTTCTAGAAGGCCTAAGGAGGACCTTCACTGAATGGATGACTGAGGAGACTATGAAGTTCCTATATGGCCCAGACCACTTTAGTAAAACACTGATAGAAAcaaagaaggaggaggaagaggagctaGATGAAGATGACTTGGAGGACATTGTGAAGGATGGTGGGGAGGGACGTGAGACTGACTCCCAAGGGGGTCCAGGAAGGCCCTTGGCCCCGGCCCCAGACTACGACACCCTacgcagggagacagaggagatgggGCTGAGGGTGAGGGAGTTCTACGAAGGGACGAAGGAAGTCCAGCGGGTGTCAGGGAAACAACATGCCAGAGGCGGAGACTCAGAG AACCAGGGTGGGGCACTCCCGTTGGTTGACTCCCATGCCCAGCACCTCATCCAGAAACGGATTACAGTGGAGAAGCTCactaaagg CCTGAGAGACATCGTGGGTCCTCTGCGTCTCACCATGACTGACGTCTCCAGTGACCTCAACAGGCTGGTCAGAACCTTCAG GTTTACAAACACCAACATCATCCACAAAGGCCCAGAGTGGACCCTGATTGCAGTGGTGCTCCTCCATTT GTTATCAGAGGTATCCCCAGTGGTGCGGGAGGCCCTGGAGAGGCCGGCCTCAGTCGATTACCTCTCTACTCTGATGCAGGAGCTCCCACTGCTGGACCGGGACCTGCAgagcctggtccagctactcagAACCGCAGAGCTCTGTCCACACGAGCACACAGAGAAACGACAGACAAATCAATGA
- the LOC139387191 gene encoding zinc finger protein Gfi-1-like has product MPRSFLVKSKRAHSYHQPRYLDDDYIKLDTNVSLICAERKPQVEGSCDAQDAHNHGKRSPESYLVRTADRLSTSPLSHEGNVCDRFPDYDYYWRPPSPSASQDSEPCFTPSVDNAQPFAIPFRPYAWTTYSGSKLRHLVQRTYQQNLSTTLEPDTQMGIDGSEDGASNSPIYAQRGPHTGFYRDFGSTVFPTYKMWDSDQLYSDLKVSKIKSESDLICSRIEPSRSYKCIKCCKVFSTPHGLEVHVRRSHSGARPFTCGMCWKTFGHAVSLEQHKAVHSHERSFDCKICCKSFKRSSTLSTHLLIHSDTRPYPCQYCGKRFHQKSDMKKHTFIHTGEKPHKCQVCGKAFSQSSNLITHSRKHTGYKPFCCDLCVKGFQRKVDLRRHKDTQHGFK; this is encoded by the exons AGCGCAAACCGCAGGTTGAGGGGAGCTGTGACGCGCAGGATGCTCATAACCATGGCAAGCGCTCCCCCGAGTCCTATCTAGTGCGCACGGCTGACCGGTTATCCACCTCCCCGCTGAGCCACGAGGGCAACGTGTGCGACCGCTTCCCGGACTATGACTACTACTGGCgccctccatctccatctgcaTCACAAG ATTCGGAACCATGTTTCACTCCGTCAGTAGACAACGCTCAACCTTTCGCCATTCCATTCCGTCCTTATGCATGGACTACCTACTCTGGTTCCAAGCTCAGGCACCTTGTGCAGCGAACATACCAACAGAATCTCTCCACAACTCTGGAGCCTGACACACAGATGGGTATCGATGGATCCGAGGATGGTGCCTCCAACTCCCCCATTTACGCACAGCGGGGCCCGCACACAGGATTTTACCGGGACTTTGGGTCTACGGTGTTCCCTACCTATAAAATGTGGGACTCCGACCAATTATACTCGGACCTCAAGGTCTCTAAGATCAAGTCTGAATCCGATCTCATCTGTTCCCGTATAGAGCCAAGCAGATCGTACAAATGCATTAAGTGTTGCAAG GTCTTCTCGACACCGCACGGGTTGGAAGTTCACGTCCGTCGGTCGCACAGCGGAGCACGACCCTTCACCTGTGGAATGTGTTGGAAAACATTTGGGCACGCAGTGAGCTTGGAACAACATAAAGCCGTTCACTCACAC GAGAGGAGCTTCGACTGCAAAATCTGTTGCAAAAGCTTCAAGCGATCGTCCACGCTGTCCACGCACCTGCTCATCCACTCGGACACGCGCCCCTACCCCTGTCAGTACTGCGGTAAGAGATTCCATCAGAAGTCGGACATGAAGAAACACACCTTCATCCATACAG GTGAGAAACCGCACAAGTGCCAGGTATGCGGGAAGGCCTTCAGTCAGAGCTCCAACCTCATCACGCACAGCCGCAAGCACACGGGCTATAAACCGTTCTGCTGCGACCTCTGCGTCAAGGGATTCCAACGGAAAGTGGATCTGAGGAGGCACAAAGACACACAACATGGATTTAAATGA